GAAGGAACTGGCGACTCCACGGGTTCGGCGTCTGGCTATGGCAGCCTGTTCGTCAACGGCCGGGCCTTCGCGACTGATACGACCCAGTTCACGCTCAATGGCGAGACCGTCACCGAGGCGGACATTCGCATCGGCATGCAGACGCGTGTCGAAGGTGATCTGTTGGCCCCGCGTGCGGATCGCGTGACCGCTGCGCGCAGCCTGCTGGCACCGATTGACGGCATCTCCCGTGTGGGTGCGGTCAAGGCTGCCACGCTGTCGATCCTGGGTCAGAACGTGCAGGTTGACGAGATGACCCGTCTCGTCGGCACCAGCCTTGATGCGCTGCATTCCGACATGCTGGTCGACGTGCACGCCCTCGTGTCCGACGGCGGCGGCCTGCTCGCGACCTACCTGACGGTGGCCGACGACGCGTACGTACCCGCAAGCCAGGAACTACTCGTGACGGGGTACATCGACACCCTGTCAGCCACTGAACTGACGATGGGCTCGCTGACGGTTGATCTGACCGCCACGGCGGACACCGACACGCTCGCCGTCGGCGACCGCGTGCGGGTTCAAGGGCACCAGCCATCACGCGGTGGCAACCTCATCGCGACGACCATCGCCCGGGATACGCTGGACCCCGCGCCCGGCAGCTATGCCGATCGCGCGGTGCTGGTTGATGGTGTCGACGGAAACACCCTCATCGCGGGCGCCACGACCATCGCACTCGGTGGTGCACAGCGCCTGGATCGCAGCGGCGCAACCATCGAACCGGGTACGCATGTGATCGCCCGTGGTCCTGTCGATGCGTCCGGGCTGCTCACCGCGGTGGATGTCGAAGTCCTGCCAGCGCCGGATGTGGTGCTACGCGGACAAGCCGCGGTGCAGAATGGCGAGATACGTGTCCTGGATCAGGCTGTGGCCACGCGCGCGGTCACGCAGTTGCTGGAGTCACGTGCCGGCGCAGCTCGCCAGTTTGCCGCCACCGACATCCGGGCGGGTGACGCCCTCACGATTGTCGGCTATCGGGATACCTCCGGTGATTTGGTGGCCACGCGTATCGAACGGCAGGATGCACTCGCCCTGGCCTCCGCATACGGTGAGCTCAGCGAGCTGGTCACGGGTGATGAGTCCACCCGCATGCGCGTCGGCGGCGTGCAGGTGGTGACGGACAGCGAGACGGTCTACGAGTCTGTGGCGGGAACCGAGATCCCGAAAGCCGTCTTCGAGGCCACCGCAACAGCGGGACTGACCACGCAGGCCTGGGGTGTCGAGGATCAAGCGGTCGGCGTCCTCCGTGCGGATCGCATCCGGCTGCTGAACTCCGAAGAAGACATCGCCGGCCGGTAGCGCCGGCGCAGGAGCGACCTAGCCTGCCACCCCATTGGCCGGTTAGGTCGCCTCGCTGCTCGCAAATGGCACGACGGCCTGAATCGAATCAGCGCCCGCCGCCAGCATCAAGAGCCTGTCGACCCCTAGCGCCACGCCAGAACAGGCTGGCAAGCCCTGTTCCAGCGCTTGCTGCCAATCGGTATCCAGCGGGATCGGTGCGGCGCCGCGCGCCCGTCGCTCGGCATGGTCCCGACTTGCACGTTGCCGCCAGGCCGACGCATCGGTGAGTTCTTCTCCGCCATTCGCGAGTTCCACACCCTTCCAGTACACCTCGAAGCGCAATGCGCGTTCCGGGTGCTCGGGGTCCAGGCGAGCAAACGACGCGTCGTCGGCAAGAAATCCGGTGACAAACTGAGGCCCGTCACGCCCCAGCATCGGCTGCACACAATGAGAGAACAACAGGTCACGCAGACCGCCGGCATCCAGGGCACCCGTCAGCTCGGCTGAGAATCCAAGCTGTCCGGCCCGCTCGCGCAGGACGGCCGGCGTGCTATCGGCCGGCACGCCGGTCTGTTGCTCGAAGCAGCGTCCCCAATCGCAATGGGCAGTGGCTGACTCCAGCGCAGGCGCCGCCAGGCGGAGCACGGCGAGGACCTCGTCCATGAGCGCCTGCATCCCCCACCCTGGCCGGTACCACTCCAGCATCAGAAACTCCGGCTGGTGCCAGTGCCCGACCTCCCCGGCGCGATAAGCATGCCCGAGCTGATAGATCGGCCGCCCATGTTCGGCCACCAGGCACTTGAGCAAGGCCTCTGGGGATGACTGCAGATAGGCTGGCTGCTCCCCCATCCGCTGCACCGGAGTCTCCGGTATATGCGGGTCCGAGGCGCAGGTGCGCCGGAGCATTGGCGTGTCGACTTCGAGCACGCCGGCCGCGGAAAAGTAAGCGCGAATGGCTTCCATCAGCCGTCCGCGCCGCTCCAGCATGGCCCAATCCAGCCCGGAGCCTGCCGCTCCGGCCACAGGCCTACTCCTTCACGCGCGAGACGTACTCGGCCGTGCGGGTGTCCACCTTCAGCAGTTCGCCTTCTTCGACGAACAGGGGCACGCGGACGACGGCGCCAGTTTCCAGCGTTGCGGGCTTGCCACCGCCACTGGAGGTATCACCCCGGACGCCAGGGTCGGTCTCGGTAACCTTAAGCTCGACGAAGTTCGGCGGTTCGACAGAGATTGGCGCGCCGTTCCACAACATGAGCTTGCAGACGTCCTGCTCCTTGAGCCACTGCTTGGACTCACCCACGGCGACTTCATCGGCGGAATACTGTTCGAAGGAATTCGGCTCCATGAAATGCCAGAATTCGCCATCGTAGTAGAGGTACTGGAGTTCCAGTTCCATGACGTCGGCCCCTTCCACCGAGTCACCGGACTTGAAGGTCTTCTCGACCACGCGTCCGTTCTTGAGGTTGCGTACGCGCACCCGGTTGAAGGCCTGCCCTTTGCCCGGCTTGACGAATTCGTTCTCGACAATCGTGTAGGGGTCTCCATCGAGCAAAATCTTCAGGCCGCTCTTGAATTGGTTGGTGGCGTAGGTCGTCATATGGTCTCGCTCGCGCGGCGCAGGGTCGCCCCGCGCCCGTAGAAATGAAAGGACGTTAGAAAGTGCGCATGATACAGCCTGTCCCAGAGGCAACCGAAACCCGCGGCAGTTATCGGGACCCGCTCGCGCTGTTGGCCGACTGCGACCTGCAGGTCTCCGACCTGCCGTATCCGGTCGATACCGCGCCGGAATTCCCCTTTCTGGTGCCGCGTTCGTTGGCAGCGCGTATCCGATCCGGCGACCCCAACGACCCGGTTTTACGCCAAGTCTTGTCCAGTCTGGAGGAGCGCGACCCCGACCCGCTGGCCTCCCGAGACCCCGTCGGTGAGACCCAATTCACCATCGATGGTGGGCTGATCCGCAAGTATCCAGGCCGGGCTCTGCTGGTCACCACCGGCGCCTGCGCGGTTCACTGCCGGTATTGCTTTCGGCGACATACCGACTACGCAGAGGTCGGCATGGGGCATCAAATCGACCAGGCAGTCGACGCCATTCGTTCGGACCCAAGCCTGCACGAAATCATTCTGTCGGGAGGCGATCCGCTCTCTCTGTCAGCGCAACGATTGACCAAGCTCATCGCCGCGCTGGAAGCCATCGACCACGTGCAGACGCTGCGATTGCACTCACGAACCCTGGTGGTCGACCCAGGACGTGTGGCCAACCACTTGGTGGAACGACTGGCGACGTCACGCCTGCGCGTTGTGCTGGTCACCCACGTCAATCATCCCAATGAACTGGGACCAGAGGCTTCGGAACGCCTGCACGCCCTGGCCAGAGCCGGTGTCACCCTGCTCAACCAGGCCGTGCTGCTCCAGGCGGTCAACGACGATGTCACAACCCTGGCGGCGCTATCCGAAGCCCTCTTTGCGAACAGGGTGTTACCCTATTATTTGCATGCGCTGGACCCCGTCGCCGGCGCCTCCCATTTTCGTGTTCCGGACAGCCGGGCTCTGCCACTGATGCAAGCATTGCGAGATCGATTGCCGGGTTACCTGGTCCCCCGCTACGTCCGCGAGGTCCCGGGTGATGCGTCGAAGCGGCCGGTGACGTCGGACGTACCACCCACGGCGCAGGCATGACACGCAGCTCTCATAAGCATCAGCTCATCGTTGCGTCCCGTACCGAGAATCTGGCGAACACGATCCAGAGCGAGTTGCGTAATACCGGGATTCATACCCAGGTCCACTGGCCCAGCGCCAGTGACGAATTCGGTGCCATGCTCGAAAGCCTGGAGCCGGAACTCGTGCTCTGCGAAGAGCGCCTCAAGGACCCGGCGGTCGAGGACGTCATTCGCGCCGTTCGGGACTTTGATCCCGACCTGCCGGTACTGGTGATGGGCGACCATGTCACCTTGATGCGCACCGTCGGGGCGCTGGATCTGGGTGCGCGCGACTTCGTTTCGTCGCTGGATATGCGCCATCTGACACTGATCGCACGTCGGGAGCTGGAATGCTATGCGGACCGCCGGCGGATGCACGCTTTGTTCAAGCGCAGTCAGGAGCTGGAAGCCCGCGCCCGCGCCCTGCTCAAGGAAACCGGGGACGCCGTCCTACACGCCAACGAGGGCGTGATCACCGAGGTGAATCCAGCGTTTCTCGGGATTCTGGGCCGGACCACCGGTGACGACGCGCTCATCGGTCAGACCCTGCTGGATATCGCGGCGCTAGACGACCAGTCCACGCTCAAGACCGTACTCAAGCGTGCTCGGAAAAAACCCGGCGTTGAGATCGAGGCGGAAGTTCGCCTCATGGGCAAGGATGGCGTGACACCGCCCATCCAGCTGGGCGTGTCAGCCAAAACGGTCGATGGCGAACTCATCACCGAATGCATGATTCACCAGGGCGCGCTGGAACGTGCATTTACACCGGGCAGCCGCCCCGATTTGTTCAAGCGCCTGTCAGCATTAACCCCACCTACCGATGGCAGCACCCAGGCCATGGTCCTGGTCCTGGTCGACCAGTTCGACGGCCTGGAGGAACGGATTGGCTATCTGGATTCCGATCAGGTGCTGCAACGGCTTTATGACATGCTGGCCCCGGTCCAGGCACCTGGCGACCGTGTGTTCCGGTTTTCGATGTCGGAGCTGATTCTGCTGATTCGCCGCGATTCACCCGAGGCTACGCGCGACTTTGCCGACCGACTGCTGGACGTGGTCACCTCCGCGACGTTTACAACCGCGGAGCACGAAACCTCGATTACCGCGACCATCGTGTCATTCCCGCTCACAGGGGATGAACGGCCGCAAAGCCTCATCCGGGATATGCGAAGAAATGCCGCCCAGGTTTCGCGCCGCGGCGGCAACGTGAGCGTGTTCATGGGCCCAACGGCCGAGGCCACGGAACGCAAGCGCGTCGCCGACCAGCAAGCGCAGCGCATTCGCGAGGCATTGGCTGGTGACGGACTGCGGCTGGTCTTCCAACCAATTGCCAGCCTGGAAGGCGAACCTGGACGCCTGCTGGACACCCATCTGCGCATGCTAACCGGCGACGGTAGCGAACTCATGGCGATGGACTTCCTGCCGGTTGCCATCGAGTACGGCCTGATGCCGCAGATCGATGAGTGGGTGATGCAGGCCGCGGTCAGGCAGCTCGCCGAATCGGACGAATCCGGCGGCGACGACCCCACGCTGTTCATCCGGATGTCCAATCAGACGCTGGCCAACCCCGATGCCATGCTCAAGGTCTGGCAGGACGCCGTGGAGACCCAGCGCATCCGGCCGGCGCAGCTGGTGTTTGAGATCGGAGAAGGACAGATTCACGACCACCGATCCAAGTTTGCCGCCCTGCGGCAGAAAATCATCGACGGCCAGGGCCGCCTGGCCATCGATCGATTCGGCAACCGACACGCCTCGATTGGATTGCTCAGCACGGTCGAGCCGGAGTTCATCAAGTTGGACCCGGCATTCACCCGTTCGCTGGAATCATCAGACGACAGCGCACGCCGCCAGTTCGCCGAGATTATCGAAACCGCGCAGAGCAAGGGCATCCGGACCATCGCAGAGCATGTCGAAGACGCCAATGCGATGGCTCAGCTCTGGCAGTTGGGCATCAATTACGTTCAGGGCAATCACGTACAGTCGTCAATGACGGCTGACGAGCCGCTCGCCGACAGTATCGCCCTGGTCTAGGCACGTTGGACACCCACCCGTGGCCGTGCAAACGCGGCCCGGGTGCGAGCAGACAGGCCGCGCCATTCGAGATGCGCGCCAGGTGACTCGGCATGCCCCCTGTCAGACGCAATCCTCAGGCAAGGCGCCGGTTTCACGTCCAGCCTGCATCCGCTCTCGCCGTCTGGAATTCACAAAGTGCCGCCCACCGGGGCAGCGCGACGTCGTCAGCGCTATACAAGCCGACCCGCCCCGGTTCACCGATGGCGGGTCGCTGTGGACAGCCGGGCTTGCCGGCTAGCGGTCTGCGGCTTCCAAGGCTCGGATGCGCTCGCCCAGCGGCGGGTGGGTCATGAAGAGATGGCGCAAGCCCTGACCCACGCCCCCGGCGATACCGAATGCGCTGAACTGCTCAGGCAGCGGCTCGGGTTGTCCGCCCTGCAGGCGGCGCAGCGCGGCGATCATCTTCCGCCGGCCAGCCAGATGAGCCCCTGCGGCATCCGCCCGGAATTCACGCTGGCGGGAGAACCAGCAGACGACGATCGAGGCCAACACGCCGAACAGGATCTCGAAGACGATCCATGAGATGAAATACCCCGGACCGCGGCCATCCTGGTTACGGAAGATGACACGGTCTACGAAGAACGCCGCCAGCCGGGCAAGAAAGATCACAAAGGTGTTCACCACGCCCTGAATCAGCGTGAGCGTCACCATGTCACCATTGGCGATGTGGCCGATCTCGTGACCGAGTACCGCCTCGACCTCATCGGCCGACATCGTTTGCAACAAGCCCGTGGATACGGCCACCAGCGCATTATTCTTGGAGGCACCGGTTGCGAATGCATTGGGGGCCGGCGAATGAAAAATCGCCACCTCTGGCATGCCGATGCCGGCCTGGCGAGCCAGACGTTGCACGGTCTGCAGCAACCAGGCTTCCTGGGAGTTGGATGGTCGTTCGATCACCTGCGCGCCCATGGACCGCTTGGCCATCCACTTACTCATGGCCAGCGAGATAAAGGCTCCGCCAAACCCGAAGACCGCGGCCAGCAGCAAGGTGCCGGCATAGTTGAACTGCCCGCCGGTGCTCTGAGCCAGGTCGATGCCGAACACCGCGCTCAGCACGAAGAGCACGGCCGTGAGCACGACCATGATGGCGATGTTGGTGGCGACGAACAGCAGAATGCGTTTCATGCGGTTAAAGCCTCTACTCAAATCCGAGGGGAAGACAGTCTGCAGTGCAATATGTGCCCGACCGGGCGCGAATCAAGCGTCGACCGCCAACACGTTTTGCACACGTTGGAACCCACGAGGCAGCAAGGCACCACGCTGCGCCCGCTTGCCCAGGTAGGTGGCCTCCACATCGACCACCCTCAGGCCGATATGCCGCGCGCCACTCTCGATCCGCAATTGCTGGCCGGGTGCCAGCGCCGCCCAGCCCACCAGCGTCTCGCCCTTCTTGAGACTCATGAGCTTGTTGCCCTTACCGCGGGTGAGTTCAGGCAGTTCCTCCAGCGGGAACGCCAGCATGCGACCGGTTGACGCCACCACGCAAAGCCATTGCGCCTGCGCGACCAGCGGCAGCGGTGCCAGCACTTGGCTGCCCTTCGGCACGGTGAGCACGGCCTTGCCGCTCTTGTTCCGGCTTTCGAGGTCGGCCATTTTGGTCACGAAGCCATACCCGGCATTGGAGCCCAGCAGCACCCGCTGTGTCGCGTCTCCCAGGATCAAGCCGACGAACCGTGCACCGGCCGGCGGGTTGAGCTTGCCGGACAGCGGCTCGCCCTGCCCCCGGGCCGACGGCAGCTTATGAGCTGCGAGCTGGTAGGACCGCCCGGTGGAGTCGAGCACGATGAGCGGCTGATTGCTACGCCCCGGCACATCGCAGAGATAGCCGTCACCCGCCTTGAAGTTCAACGCATCGGCCTCGACCGCATGCCCCTTGGCCGCGCGAATCCACCCGAGTTCGGACAACACGACGGTAATCGGCTCGGCGGGCAGCAGGTCTGACTCCGACAGGGCGCGGGCCGGCGGTCGCGCTTCGATCGCGCAACGGCGGGCGTCGCCATATTTCTCC
This region of Abyssibacter profundi genomic DNA includes:
- a CDS encoding DUF5666 domain-containing protein, translated to MNDRRFYRLVPALAATCLTVACGSVLQLAGIEGTGDSTGSASGYGSLFVNGRAFATDTTQFTLNGETVTEADIRIGMQTRVEGDLLAPRADRVTAARSLLAPIDGISRVGAVKAATLSILGQNVQVDEMTRLVGTSLDALHSDMLVDVHALVSDGGGLLATYLTVADDAYVPASQELLVTGYIDTLSATELTMGSLTVDLTATADTDTLAVGDRVRVQGHQPSRGGNLIATTIARDTLDPAPGSYADRAVLVDGVDGNTLIAGATTIALGGAQRLDRSGATIEPGTHVIARGPVDASGLLTAVDVEVLPAPDVVLRGQAAVQNGEIRVLDQAVATRAVTQLLESRAGAARQFAATDIRAGDALTIVGYRDTSGDLVATRIERQDALALASAYGELSELVTGDESTRMRVGGVQVVTDSETVYESVAGTEIPKAVFEATATAGLTTQAWGVEDQAVGVLRADRIRLLNSEEDIAGR
- the epmA gene encoding EF-P lysine aminoacylase EpmA, yielding MAGAAGSGLDWAMLERRGRLMEAIRAYFSAAGVLEVDTPMLRRTCASDPHIPETPVQRMGEQPAYLQSSPEALLKCLVAEHGRPIYQLGHAYRAGEVGHWHQPEFLMLEWYRPGWGMQALMDEVLAVLRLAAPALESATAHCDWGRCFEQQTGVPADSTPAVLRERAGQLGFSAELTGALDAGGLRDLLFSHCVQPMLGRDGPQFVTGFLADDASFARLDPEHPERALRFEVYWKGVELANGGEELTDASAWRQRASRDHAERRARGAAPIPLDTDWQQALEQGLPACSGVALGVDRLLMLAAGADSIQAVVPFASSEAT
- the efp gene encoding elongation factor P, whose translation is MTTYATNQFKSGLKILLDGDPYTIVENEFVKPGKGQAFNRVRVRNLKNGRVVEKTFKSGDSVEGADVMELELQYLYYDGEFWHFMEPNSFEQYSADEVAVGESKQWLKEQDVCKLMLWNGAPISVEPPNFVELKVTETDPGVRGDTSSGGGKPATLETGAVVRVPLFVEEGELLKVDTRTAEYVSRVKE
- the epmB gene encoding EF-P beta-lysylation protein EpmB is translated as MIQPVPEATETRGSYRDPLALLADCDLQVSDLPYPVDTAPEFPFLVPRSLAARIRSGDPNDPVLRQVLSSLEERDPDPLASRDPVGETQFTIDGGLIRKYPGRALLVTTGACAVHCRYCFRRHTDYAEVGMGHQIDQAVDAIRSDPSLHEIILSGGDPLSLSAQRLTKLIAALEAIDHVQTLRLHSRTLVVDPGRVANHLVERLATSRLRVVLVTHVNHPNELGPEASERLHALARAGVTLLNQAVLLQAVNDDVTTLAALSEALFANRVLPYYLHALDPVAGASHFRVPDSRALPLMQALRDRLPGYLVPRYVREVPGDASKRPVTSDVPPTAQA
- a CDS encoding EAL domain-containing response regulator, with translation MTRSSHKHQLIVASRTENLANTIQSELRNTGIHTQVHWPSASDEFGAMLESLEPELVLCEERLKDPAVEDVIRAVRDFDPDLPVLVMGDHVTLMRTVGALDLGARDFVSSLDMRHLTLIARRELECYADRRRMHALFKRSQELEARARALLKETGDAVLHANEGVITEVNPAFLGILGRTTGDDALIGQTLLDIAALDDQSTLKTVLKRARKKPGVEIEAEVRLMGKDGVTPPIQLGVSAKTVDGELITECMIHQGALERAFTPGSRPDLFKRLSALTPPTDGSTQAMVLVLVDQFDGLEERIGYLDSDQVLQRLYDMLAPVQAPGDRVFRFSMSELILLIRRDSPEATRDFADRLLDVVTSATFTTAEHETSITATIVSFPLTGDERPQSLIRDMRRNAAQVSRRGGNVSVFMGPTAEATERKRVADQQAQRIREALAGDGLRLVFQPIASLEGEPGRLLDTHLRMLTGDGSELMAMDFLPVAIEYGLMPQIDEWVMQAAVRQLAESDESGGDDPTLFIRMSNQTLANPDAMLKVWQDAVETQRIRPAQLVFEIGEGQIHDHRSKFAALRQKIIDGQGRLAIDRFGNRHASIGLLSTVEPEFIKLDPAFTRSLESSDDSARRQFAEIIETAQSKGIRTIAEHVEDANAMAQLWQLGINYVQGNHVQSSMTADEPLADSIALV
- the htpX gene encoding protease HtpX; the protein is MKRILLFVATNIAIMVVLTAVLFVLSAVFGIDLAQSTGGQFNYAGTLLLAAVFGFGGAFISLAMSKWMAKRSMGAQVIERPSNSQEAWLLQTVQRLARQAGIGMPEVAIFHSPAPNAFATGASKNNALVAVSTGLLQTMSADEVEAVLGHEIGHIANGDMVTLTLIQGVVNTFVIFLARLAAFFVDRVIFRNQDGRGPGYFISWIVFEILFGVLASIVVCWFSRQREFRADAAGAHLAGRRKMIAALRRLQGGQPEPLPEQFSAFGIAGGVGQGLRHLFMTHPPLGERIRALEAADR